The Xanthomonas rydalmerensis genomic interval TGCCCGCGATGCGCGGCCAGGTCGTACTCGCGACCGTCCACCGCCTTCATCTTCAGGGTCGGCTCGGAGCGGGTCTCCTGCACCACGGACGGTCCGGCTGCCGGGGCGGCGGGGGCCTCCGGCGCTGGCGGAGCGGGCGGCGGCTTGGGCGCGGAGGATGGCGCGGTGGTCGCGGTGCCGTCGGCCGGCTTGGGCGTGGGCTGGCGGTCGCACCCGGCCAGCAAGGCGGCGGCGGCGAACAGCGGGAACAACAGGCGCATGGCGGTCATGCAAGGTCTCCGATCTCGGTATAGAGGTCGCCGACGCGACGCTTGAGCACGTCGCGCAGCGGCAGGCGCAGTTCGTCCAGCGCGCGGCACGCCGCCTGGCCCAGGGCGTCGTCGCGGCACGGCAAATAGGTCTCGACGACGGGGATGCGCAGCTGGCAATTCTCGTACAGCTCGGCCACCGGCAGGTCGCTCAGGTCGCGGGCCAGCAACCAGTCGCCCTGCTCGGTACGGCGGAGCAGGCGGATGCGTTCCAGCTCGCACAGCAGTTGCTGCATCAACGAGTCGGTCAGCATCGGCTCCAACTGCAGGATCTGGTCCTCCTGCAGCCCGCAGCCCTGCTTGCGCGCCTGCGCGAAGCGCCCGAGCAGGCGCAGCAGGCCATAGATCTCGTAGCCGGCCGGCAGGCGCATCGAGGCCGGCTGGTAGCGGAACGCGGCGATCGAGGACGACACCGAGGCACCGAGCAGGATCGCGATCCAGCTCAGGTAGATCCACAACAGGAAGATCGGCACGAACGCGACCGTGCCGTAGATGCGCTGGTACGACTGGAAGCTGCCCAGGTACAGGCTCAACCCCCACTTCACCAGTTCCAGCAGCAGCACCGCCAGCAGCGCGCCCGGCACCGCGTGGCGCAGCTTGACCGTGTGGTGCGGCACCACCCTGTACACCAGGGTGATGCAGACGAACTCGATCAGCACCGGCGCCACGCTCAGCACCACCTGCGCCAGCAGCCGGCCCTCGCTGGTCTTGAACAGCGGCAGCGCGAAGAACCGTGCCGACACCGCCAGCGATGCCGCGGCCAGCAGCGCGCCGAGGGTCAGCACGGTCCAGTACACCAGGAAGCGGGTCAGCTGCGGCCGCGCCGACACCACCCGCCAGATCTGGTTGAAGGTCTGCTCGACGCTGTTGAGGGTGATCAGCAGCGAGACCACCAGCGCGACCACGCCGGCGGTGGTCAGTTGCCCGGCGCTGGCCGAGAACTGGCGCAGGTAGGCCTCCACCGAGCGCGCCGCGGCCGGCACGAAGTTGGAGAAGATGTAGTCGCTGAGCTGGTCGCTCCATTTGTCGAACACCGGGAACGCCGACAGCACCCCGAACACCACCACCGCCAGCGGCACCAGCGCGAAGATGGTGGTGTAGGCCAGCGAGGCCGCGGCCTGGAACAGCCGGTCGTCGATGAAGCGCCGCCACAGGAAGCCGGCGAAGCTGCGCATGCGCGCGCGGTCGCGCAGGCGATCGGCCCAGAGATTGACGGTGTCCAGCGGCTGCATCGGGCAAGGGTACCCGATGCGCATGGACGCCGGCATCGTCGATACTGGCGGTCGTTTCGATCCACGAGAGGGCCGCATGGCCGAGATTCTGGTCCTGTACTACAGCCGCGGCGGCTCGGTGGCGCGACTGGCGCGGCAGATCGCGCGCGGCGTCGGCGAGGTGCCGGGCATGGCCGCGCGCCTGCGCACCGTGCCGCCGGTGGCTGCTGTCACCCAGACCAGCGCACCGCCGGTGCCCGACAGCGGCGCGCCGTACGTGGATGCCAGCGACCTGCGCGACTGCGTGGGCCTGGCGCTGGGCAGCCCGACCCGCTTCGGCAACATGGCCGCGCCGGTCAAGCACTTCATCGACGGGCTCGGCGCCGACTGGGCCAGCGCCACCCTCGCCGGCAAGCCGGCGGCGGTGTTCACCTCGACCGCGTCGCTGCACGGCGGCCAGGAAGCCACCCTGCTGTCGATGCATCTGCCGCTGCTGCACCACGGCTGCCTGATCGTCGGCATTCCCTACACCGAACCGCTGCTCAGCAGCACCCGCAGCGGCGGCACGCCGTACGGGGCCAGCCACGTCGCCGGCGCCGACGACGATCCGCAACCCAGCGAGGAAGAAGCGCAACTGGCGCGCGCGCTCGGCCGGCGCCTGGCCGACATCGCGCAACGGCTGGCGGCGCCATGAGCGGGGGGCGCCTGCGGGTGGCGCTGGGGGTGACGCTGCTGGCGCTGGCGGCGCTGTTCGCGGCCTGGTTCCACGACGATCGCCACCGTCTCGCCGCCCTGCTGGTGTTCGCGCTGCCGCCGCTGCTGCTCGGCGTGGGCGTGCTGCGCGGCTCGGCGCTGGCGCGGTTCTGGAGCGGCGTGGGCGCGCTGCTGTGGTTCAGCCATGGGGTGATGACCGCCTGGAGCCACCCGCCGCAGCGCGGCTACGGCTGGGCCGAACTGCTGCTGGCGCTGCTGGTGGTGGGCCTGTCCAGCGCGCCGGGCATCCGCGCGCGCTTCGCTCGCCGCCGCGGCGCCGCCGGGCGCGACTGAGCGGCCATCCCGCCGCGCCCGGTATCATGGACGGCCTGCGCGGCCACGGCCGCGTCCCGACATGCTTCTAGGAACGGCAATGGAAGAACTCCTGATCGTCACCACCGGCGGCACGATCGACAAGATCTACTTCGACGACAAGTCCGACTACCAGATCGGCGACCCGCAGATCGGCCAGATCCTCAAGGAACTGGGCGTGACCTTCCGCTTCACCGTGATCCCGATCATCCGCAAGGATTCGCTGCACATCACCGACGAGGACCGCGAGCTGATCCGCGCCACCATCGCCGCGCAGTCCGCGCGGCATGTGCTGATCACCCACGGCACCGACTCGATGGTGCAGACCGGCAAGGTGCTGCAGGCGATCGAGGGCAAGACCATCGTGATGACCGGCGCGCTGAACCCGGCGCGCTTCCGCGGTTCCGACGCCGAGTTCAACATCGGTTGCGCGGTCGGCGCGGTGCAGTCGCTGCCGGCCGGCGTCTACATCGCCATGAATGGGCGCATCTGGGACCCGCAGAAGGTACGCAAGAACGTGGCGGCCAACCGCTTCGAAGCCGCCTGAGCGACCGCGATTTCCAAGGCGACGCGCGCAACCAAGGCGTTGGACGCGGCCGGCATCGTCTACCG includes:
- a CDS encoding DUF2069 domain-containing protein; protein product: MSGGRLRVALGVTLLALAALFAAWFHDDRHRLAALLVFALPPLLLGVGVLRGSALARFWSGVGALLWFSHGVMTAWSHPPQRGYGWAELLLALLVVGLSSAPGIRARFARRRGAAGRD
- a CDS encoding asparaginase domain-containing protein — translated: MEELLIVTTGGTIDKIYFDDKSDYQIGDPQIGQILKELGVTFRFTVIPIIRKDSLHITDEDRELIRATIAAQSARHVLITHGTDSMVQTGKVLQAIEGKTIVMTGALNPARFRGSDAEFNIGCAVGAVQSLPAGVYIAMNGRIWDPQKVRKNVAANRFEAA
- a CDS encoding YihY family inner membrane protein → MQPLDTVNLWADRLRDRARMRSFAGFLWRRFIDDRLFQAAASLAYTTIFALVPLAVVVFGVLSAFPVFDKWSDQLSDYIFSNFVPAAARSVEAYLRQFSASAGQLTTAGVVALVVSLLITLNSVEQTFNQIWRVVSARPQLTRFLVYWTVLTLGALLAAASLAVSARFFALPLFKTSEGRLLAQVVLSVAPVLIEFVCITLVYRVVPHHTVKLRHAVPGALLAVLLLELVKWGLSLYLGSFQSYQRIYGTVAFVPIFLLWIYLSWIAILLGASVSSSIAAFRYQPASMRLPAGYEIYGLLRLLGRFAQARKQGCGLQEDQILQLEPMLTDSLMQQLLCELERIRLLRRTEQGDWLLARDLSDLPVAELYENCQLRIPVVETYLPCRDDALGQAACRALDELRLPLRDVLKRRVGDLYTEIGDLA
- the wrbA gene encoding NAD(P)H:quinone oxidoreductase, with amino-acid sequence MAEILVLYYSRGGSVARLARQIARGVGEVPGMAARLRTVPPVAAVTQTSAPPVPDSGAPYVDASDLRDCVGLALGSPTRFGNMAAPVKHFIDGLGADWASATLAGKPAAVFTSTASLHGGQEATLLSMHLPLLHHGCLIVGIPYTEPLLSSTRSGGTPYGASHVAGADDDPQPSEEEAQLARALGRRLADIAQRLAAP